The genomic segment CTGATGCGGCGGATGCCAGCGATCGAACGCTCGCGATGAGGTCCGTACTTGAGGGTGATCGTGAGCGACTTGCTCACCTCTCCCTCCTTGGGCTCAGTCACGTCGATCGAGGTGATGTAGCCCTCCTGCTTCAGGATCTCGGCGACGCCGGCCTTCAGCTTGGAGTACGGCATGCTCACGCTGTCGTGGTATGCCTGATTGCCGTTGCGGACACGCGTCAGCATGTCGGCGATCGGATCGGTCATTGTCATAGTTCAGGTGTTCCATTCCTGCCCCGGTTTCCTCAACGGACCTGTGGCGTTCAGTGGGTTTAGGTGATTACCAGGAGCTCTTGGTGATGCCGGGCAGCTCGCCGCGGTGTGCCATCTCGCGAAGGCAGATGCGGCAGAGGCCGAACTTCTTGTAGACCGAGCGCGGGCGTCCACAACGCTGGCAGCGGGTGTAACCGCGGACAGCGAACTTGGGCTTGCGAGCGGCCTTGACCTTCAGTCCAGTCTTCGCCATGTCAGTTCTCCTTGTAAGGGAACCCGAGCAGCTTGAGCAGCGCGCGTCCCTCGTCGTCGTTGGTCGCCGTGGTGACGATCGTGATGTCCATTCCACGCGAGCGGTCGATCTTGTCCTGATCGATCTCGTGGAACATGACCTGCTCGGTCAGACCGAACGTGTAGTTGCCACGACCGTCAAACTGCTTGGGCGAAAGCCCACGGAAGTCGCGGATACGAGGAAGTGCGAGCGTCAGCAGACGATCGAGGAACTCCCACATACGGTCGCCGCGCAGTGTGACGTGCGCACCGATCGGCATACCTTCACGCAGTTTGAACTGCGCGATGGACTTGCGAGCCTTGGTGACCTGCGGCTTCTGGCCCGTGATGGCGGTCAGGTCCTTGATGGCACCTTCGATGAGCTTGCCGTCGCGAGCAGCCTCGCCGACGCCCATGTTGACGACGATCTTGGTGAGGCCTGGAACCTGCATGACGTTGGCGTAGTTGAACTCCTCGCGGAGGGCCGGAAGGATCTCTTCGCGGTAACGCGCCTTGAGGCGGGGTGCTGTAGTAGCGGTGTCAGCCATTTCAGATCTCCTTTCCGGTCTTCTTGGCGATACGCACGCTGCGGTGCGCGGAGTAGGTGGAACCGTCGGGACGGGACTTGGTGACCTCGTCGCGGCGGAAGCCGATGCGAGTAGTGGTCTTGCCACCCTTGCCATCGACGAGCAGCATCACATTGGAGATGTGAATCGGGGCCTCGCTGGTGATGATGCCTCCCGTGCTTCCGCCACCGGCCTGTCCAGCCTTGGTGTGACGCTTCACGCGGTTGACGCCTTCGACGATGATGCGGTTCTGCTCGCTGATCACTTCGATCACCGAACCAGTCACACCCTTGTCCTTGCCAGCGATGACCTTGACCTGGTCACCCTTTTTGATGCTGATGGAACCTGCGTTGCGGGCCATCTCAGAGCACCTCCGGTGCGAGAGAAATGATGCGCATGAACTTCTTGTCGCGAAGCTCGCGCCCAACGGGACCGAAGATGCGCGTACCGCGCGGGTCGCCATCGGCCTTGAGAATGACTGCTGCGTTCTCGTCGAACTTGATGTACGAACCATCCGGACGACGGCGCTCCTTGACGGTGCGCACGACAACAGCCTTGACGACCTCACCCTTCTTGACGTTTCCGCCGGGGATTGCGTCCTTGACAGTGGCGACGATGGTGTCACCGATGCCGGCATAGCGCCGACCCGAGCCACCGAGCACACGGATGCAAAGGATTTCCTTGGCACCGGTGTTGTCGGCGACCTTGAGTCGCGACTCTTGCTGAATCATCTGTCGTCTCCTACTTGGCCTTCTCGAGGATCTCGACGATGCGCCAACGCTTGGTGGCGGACAGCGGACGAGTCTCCATGATGAGAACCCGGTCGCCGATGCCAGCGTCATTCGCTTCGTCGTGAGCCTTGAGCTTGATGTTGCGACGCAGAACCTTGCCGTAGAGCGCGTGCTTGACGCGTTCTTCGACGTTGACCACGACGGTCTTGTCCATCTTGTCGCTGACGACAAGTCCCTCGCGGGTCTTGCGCGCGGTGCGGTCGGTCACTGCTTCGTCCTTCGTCTTCTTGTCATTCATGCCTTGGCCACCTCATCCGATACAGACTCGACGATGCCGAGCTCGCGCTCACGCATGACGGTGTAGATCCGTGCGATGTCCTTGCGCACTGCCCGAAGTCGGGCGGTGTTGTCGAGCTGTCCGGTTGCGTTCTGGAAACGCAGGTTGAACAGTTCTTCCTTGGCTTCTGCAAGCTTGAGCGCCAGGTCCTCGGCGCCAACCGTGCGCAGCTCTGCGGCTGTCGACTGCGGCATCACAGCTCACCTGTCTCTCGGGTGATGAAGCGTGCCTTCATGGGCAGCTTGTGGATCGCGCGGCGCATGGCCTCGCGTGCGGTGCCTTCGTCGACGCCGGACAGTTCGAACATGACGCGTCCGGGCTTGACGTTGGCGACCCACCACTCAGGCGAACCCTTACCGGAACCCATGCGGGTCTCGGCAGGCTTCTTGGTGAGCGGACGGTCCGGGTAGATGTTGATCCAGACCTTTCCGCCACGCTTGATGTGGCGCGTCATGGCGATACGAGCGGACTCGATCTGACGGTTGGTCACGTATGCAGGCGTAAGCGCCTGAATGCCGTAGTCACCGAACGCCAGCGTGGTGCCGCCCTTGGCTGCACCGCGACGGGTGGGGTGGTGCTGCTTGCGGTACTTGACCCTACGTGGCATCAACATCAGGAAGCCTCCCCTGCGGGTGCGGCTGCCACTGCTTCGGCCGGAGCTTCGGCAGGTGCGGCGGTCTCGGCTGCCGGAGCGGCCGCGTCATCACGTGCGGGGCGACGCGGGGCGCCAGCGCCACCACGTGCCGGGGGACGGCGGTTGGAGCCGGGTGCAGCCGCACGCTTGGCCGCTTCGGCCTCGCGCTCGGCGCGGGTGCCCGCAACCTCGCCCTTGTAGATCCAGACCTTGACGCCAATGCGACCGAAAGTCGTCTTGGCCTCGTAGAAGCCGTAGTCGACGTCAGCGCGGAGCGTGTGCAGTGGCACGCGGCCTTCGCGGTAGAACTCCGAGCGGCTCATCTCGGCGCCACCGAGGCGGCCCGAGCACTGGATACGGATGCCCTTGGCACCGCTGCGCATCGTGGTCTGCATCGCCTTGCGCATGGCACGACGGAACTGGACACGACCCGAGAGCTGCTCGGCAACACCCTGGGCAACAAGCTGAGCGTCCATCTCGGGGTTCTTGACCTCGAGGATGTTCAGCTGAACCTGCTTGCCCGTGAGCTTCTCGAGGTCGCCGCGGATGCGGTCAGCCTCGGCGCCACGGCGGCCGATGACAATGCCAGGACGAGCAGTGTGGATGTCGACACGTACGCGGTCACGCGTGCGCTCGATCTCGACACGGCTGATGCCAGCGCGGTCCATGCCCTTGGTGAGCATCTTGCGGATCTGCACGTCTTCACCGACGTAGCTCTTGTAGAGCTTGTCGGCGTACCAACGGCTCTTGTGATCCGTCGAGATGCCCAGTCGGAAACCGTGCGGGTTGATTTTCTGTCCCACTATCGGGCCCCGCCCTTCTTCTTGGAGTTCTTGATGTTGGCCGCTTCGCGCTTGGCAGCAACGAGCTCTGCCGGCTGAACGACCACGGTCAGGTGGCTGCTGCGCTTGAGGATGCGGTTGGCCGCACCCTTGGCGCGCGGACGCCAACGCTTCATCGTCGGGCCCTCGTCCACGTGGACGACGGTGATGACGAGCTGCGAGCGGTCGAGACCTTCAGTGGTCTCGGCGTTGGCAGCGGCGCTGTCGACGAGCTTGTAGAAGTTCTCGGCAACGGCCTGCGGTGCGAACTGCAGGATCGCCAGAGCGTTGTCTACGGACTCGCCACGGATCAGGTCGCCAACACGGCGCGACTTCTGCGCGGTGACGCGCACGAAACGTGCCACGGCGAACGAGCCGGGCTCGTCGCCGAGCAGGCGCTCGCGGCGCGCGCTCACGCTTTCACGGGTAGCTGCACTCATCGCCTCTTCGCCTTCCGATCGTCCTTCTCGTGACCGCGGAACGTACGGGTCGGGGCGAATTCGCCCAGCTTGTGACCCACCATCGAGTCCGTGACGAACACGGGTACGTGCTTGCGGCCGTCGTGCACGGCGATCGTGTGTCCAATGAAGGACGGCAGGATCATCGAGCGGCGCGACCAGGTCTTGATCACGTTGTGGGTCTCGGCAGCGTTCTGCGCGTCGACCTTCTTCTCGAGGTGCCCGTCAACGAACGGGCCCTTCTTCAAACTGCGTGGCATCTGTAAACCAATCCTTCTCAGCGGCCGGACTTGCGGCGGCGGACGATTTGCGAGTCGCTGGCCTTGCGCTTGCGCGTACGGCCTTCCGGCTTGCCCCACGGGGAGACGGGGTGACGTCCACCGGACGTCTTGCCCTCACCACCACCGTGCGGGTGATCGACCGGGTTCATGGCGACACCGCGGACGGTCGGGCGCTTGCCCTTCCAGCGGTTACGGCCAGCCTTGCCCCAGTTGATGTTGGACTGCTCGGCGTTGCCGACCTCACCGATCGAGGCGCGGCAGCGAACGTCGACGTAGCGCATCTCGCCGGAAGGCAGACGCAACTGCGCCTTGGCGCCTTCCTTGGCGACGAGCTGAACCTTCACACCGGCGGAGCGACCCATCTTGGCGCCACCGCCCGGACGCAGCTCCACATTGTGGATCAGCGTTCCGACCGGGATGTTGCGCAGCGGAAGGTTGTTGCCGGGCTTGATGTCGGCGCCAACACCGGACTCGACGGCCATGCCCTGCTTGAGGCCCTCGGGAGCAACGATGTAGCGCTTCTCGCCATCGGCGTAGTGCAGCAGCGCGATGCGAGCGGTGCGGTTGGGGTCGTACTCAATGTGAGCGACCTTGGCCGGCACGCCGTCCTTGTCATAGCGACGGAAGTCGATGATGCGGTAAGCGCGCTTGTGACCGCCACCCTGGTGACGCGTGGTGATGCGTCCCTGGTTGTTGCGGCCGCCCTTCTTGGGCAGCGGCTCCGTCAGCGACTTCTCAGAAGTCGTGCGGGTGATCTCGGCGAAGTCGGCGACGCTCGAGCCACGACGGCCCGGCGTTGTCGGCTTGTACTTGCGAATAGCCATATGTCCTCAGTCCTCAGGCGCTCGGCGTCGAGAAGATGTCGATGCTCTGACCGGCGGCCACGCTCACGATTGCTCGCTTGGTGTCCTTGCGCTTGCCAAGGCCCGTCTTGGTACGACGGGTCTTGCCCTTGCGGTTGAGCGTGTTAACAGCGGTGACCTTGACGCCGAAGATCTTCTCAACGGCGATCTTGATCTCGGTCTTGTTGGCATCCGGGTGCACCACGAAGGTGTACTTGTTGTCGTCGAGCAGGCCGTAGCTCTTCTCGCTGACAACCGGAGCGATCAGGATGTCGCGGTGGTCCTTGTGGATCGTGCTCACTTGTCGTCTCCAGTCTTCTTCGCAGGAGCCTTCTTAGCGGGCGCCTTCTTGGCTGCAGGTGCCTTCTTGGCGGCAGCCTTGGCAGGAGCAGCCTTCTTGGCAGCTGCCTTGGCCGGAGCCTTCTTGGCCGGAGTTTCAGCAGCAGCCTTCTTGGCAGCAGGCGCCTTCTTGGCGGCCGGTGCAGCCTCGGTCTCGACGGCCTTCGCCGGCGCGGCCTTCTTGGCAGGTGCCTTCTTCGCAGGAGCCTTGGCGGCCGGCTTGGTGTCCGGGTCCGTTGCGGCCTTGCTCAGCGCGATCGTCTTGGCACCCTCGGCGGAACGAGCCGCCACGAATGCGTCGAACGCAGCCTGCGTGAAGACGATGTCGTCACTCAGCAGGACGTCGTACGTGTTGAGCTGGTCGAACGACAGGATGACCGTGTCGGTGACGTTGCGCAGGCTCAGCTCGGTGACGCTGTCGTTGCGGTCAACGACCACAAGGATGCGCGTACGAGTCGTGAGACCAGCAAGCGTTGCGATGGCGGACTTGGTCGACGGCTTGTCACCCTCGACGAAGCTGTCGATGACGTGCAGACGGCCAGTGCGTGCCCGGTCGGAGAGGGCACCGCGCAGGGCGGCAGCCTTCATCTTCTTGGGGGTGCGCTGTTCGTAGTCACGCGGCTTGGGGCCGTGGACGATGCCACCACCGTTGTACTGAGGTGCGCGGATCGAGCCCTGACGAGCGCGACCTGTGCCCTTCTGGCGGTAAGGCTTCTTGCCACCACCGGACACCTCGCCACGCGACTTGGTGCTGTGCGTTCCCTGGCGGGCAGCAGCCAGCTGGGCAACGACGACCTGGTGGATCAGCGGGATGTTGGTCTGTACGTCGAAGATGTCGACGGGCAGCTGAGCATCAATGGTCTTTGCCATGGTGTTCAGGCTCCCTTCACAGCGGAGCGGAGGACGACGAGTGCGCCCTTGGGGCCGGGTACGGCGCCCTTGACGAGAATGACGCCCTTGGCAACGTCAACCGCGTGAACCGTGAGGTTCTGCGTGGTGACCTGCTCGGCGCCCATGTGACCGGCCATGCGCAGACCCTTGAAGACGCGACCCGGAGTGGCGCAGGCGCCAATCGAGCCGGGCTTGCGGTGGTTGCGGTGCGCGCCGTGCGAGGCGCCCACGCCGTGGAAGCCGTGACGCTTCATGACGCCGGCGAAGCCCTTGCCCTTGCTGGTCGCGGTGACATCGATGATGTCGCCAGCGGCGAAGATCTCCGGGGAGATCTCCTGGCCCAGCGTGTAGTCGGCGACGAGTTCCGTGCGGATCTCGACGATGTGGCGACGAGGCGTCACACCGGCCTTGGCGAAGTGGCCCGATACCGGCTTGTTGACCTTGCGGCCATCGATCTCACCGAAGCCGAGCTGAACGGCGGAGTAGCCGTCGGTCTCGCGCGTACGGATCTGCGTGACAACGTTGGTGTCAGCGGCGATCACAGTGACGGGAATGATCTTGTTGTCGGCGTCCCAAACCTGGGTCATGCCGATCTTGCGGCCGAGGAGGCCGCGTGCGGTGGCAGTGCTGCTGGTGCTCATGGTCGCTGGCCTCCTTAGAGCTTGATCTCGATGTCGACGCCGGCAGGCAGGTCGAGGCGCATGAGCGAGTCGACTGTCTTGGGCGTCGGGTCAATGATGTCGATGAGCCGCTTGTGCGTACGCATCTCAAAGTGCTCGCGGCTGTCCTTGTACTTGTGGGGCGAACGGATCACACAGAACACGTTCTTTTCAGTGGGCAGTGGCACCGGTCCTGCGACCTTGGCACCCGTGCGCGTCACCGTGTCGACGATCTTGCGCGCCGAGGAGTCAATGACCTCGTGGTCGTAGGCCTTGAGCCGGATACGGATTTTTTGTCCCGCCATGCTCTCGCTCGTCCTTCTCTTCGTTCCGCTTCGCTTGGTCTCGCCTCGGGTTCGAGGGAGAAAACTCATCCTCCCGCCGACCCCCGAGGTCGGGCGTGTCGCGGGCGCTCTAGGCGCGTACGTCACACACTTCTCGAGTTAGGTGGTTGGACCCGCAGATACTGGTTAAACAACACCGTGCGGGACAAGCTCGATCTCAGGTTCGGCGCCGGCGTCATGATCGGCGTGAGAGCCGGACGGTCGGCGCCCCAGCGATCAAGCCGGAGCAACCGAACTATTCTGACAGACACGTCGCCGTAAAGACAAATCCGCCCCCGCTGGTGCTAGGAGCGGGTGATCGCTGCATTGGTCGCTCGTTCGAAGCCGCTGACGACGGCCTGCAATGTCAGGGCGCGCAAGCGCTGGATCGTGAGCTCAAGGCGCGCGGACTGTTCCTCTGTACGCGGGACCGATCGATAGGGCTCGAGCACCTGGCGATTGAGGATGTCATTGAGGTCGTCACGCAAAGCCCGCATGTGCCGATCGATCGCCGCGCCTGCCTCGGTGATGCCGTCGACGGGGATCTCGACATCGAGTAGCTCGACTCCCATTTCGAAGCCGGGAAGCGGCGAGTATGTACGACCGATTTGCTCGAGCACGCCGGTTTCGACGAGCAGGGCAACTTCATCGGGGGTCAACTCCCGGCCCGCACGGCCATCGAGCTGCTGGCGATCGAGCACCTCAGGGCCGCTTGGTGACCACGAGGTGAGCACTGCTCGCTGGACGGCGATGTCCTCGACCGTCGCATCGTTGGGGATCCGGCTCATGGCCTTCTCAATGGCGGCCATCGTGAAGCCATGAGCCTGCAGCGCGCGAATCAGAGACAGACGAGCCGCGTGCTCCGCGCCGTAATAGGCGACCCGGCCACGCCGAGTCGGTGGGGGCAAAAGACCCAGGCTCGCGTAGTAGCGGGTCGTACGTACCGAGATGCCTGCGCTCTGGGCAAGTTCGTCGACGGTCTTCATGTCGTCGATGGCATCGGAGAGGGCGGTCACAGCGGTGACAATATTACTGTCACAGTGATCGCGCAATTCTTTCTGCAATCTGGGTGAAGTTCTGAAGAGACAACCGTGACCCCGGTCACGGCGGCGTCGTTGAAGACCTTGACGACGATGCCAGATTCACTGTTACAGTTCCGGCGTCACATACCGGGGATCGATTTCGATGCCTCGCCCATGACGACGGAGGTGACGGGTGCCATCGGTTGAGTCCGCCACAGCCGTACGTCGTTCAAAGCGTCCTGGCCCGCTGCGTGAAGCCCTGGAGATGGTCCGTCTGGGTCTCGGTGTCGCACGCGCGATACCCGCCTCGATCTCCGCCCGACGCTTCCCCGCCGAAGAGACGATCCGACAGACGTGGTTCACCATCACGGTCTGCACTCTCCCTGCTCTGGCCGTGTGCATCCCATTCGGCGTGATCCTCGCGCTGCAGGTCAACGTACTGGCGCAAGAGGTTGGTGCCACCGGCTTCACCGGTGCCGGCAACACCCTCGCGGTCGTACGCCAGGGCGCGCCGATCATCACGGCACTGATGCTCTCGGGCGTCGCTGGCTCAGCCATCTGCTCAGAGCTCGGCTCCCGCCGAATCCGTGAAGAGATCGACGCGCTTGAGGTCATGGGCGTGCGGGTCACTGAACGAGTGGTCCTCCCCCGCGTCATCGCCACGGTCATCGTGTCGATGTTGCTCAACGGCGTAGTGACGTTCTTCTCGATCGTGACCACACTGCTGGTCAGCATCACCGTGCAGGACCTGTCCGCGGGTGGTTACTTGGCTTCGGTCGCGACACTGGCCCGACCCAGCGACATGGTTCTGTCCTTCGTCAAAGCCGGGATCTTCGGAACCATCTGTGCCGTCGTCGCCTCATACAAGGGACTGAAGGTGGAGAACGGTCCGTCCGGCGTCAGCGACGCCGTGACCTCGGCAGTCGTCACCAACTTCGTGCTGCTGTTCGCTGCGAACTTCGTCATCTCACAGACGCAAGCGACGCTCTTCCCGGGAGGCGTCGCGTGAGCATGCTGATGAAGGCCCTCGACGTCACCGTGGTGAATCCGCTGACCCGGCTTGGCGACTTCCTGTGGTTCTGCCTCGTGGCAATCATTCGTATCCCCCTCGCGATCCGCCACTACCCCGCCCAGATCGGCCGACACCTCGCAGAGGTGAGCCTCGGTGGCGGTGCGCTCGTTGTCGGCGGTGGAGCCGTGGGGGTCGTGTTCCTGATGTCGACCCTGACCGGCACCGAGGTCGGGCTCGAGGGCCACAACGGCCTCGACATCATCGGCCTCGCCCCGCTCGTGGGCTTCGTGTCGGGTTACGCCAACACTCGCGAGCTCGCCCCGATCATCGTGGCGCTCGCCTTCGCCGCGCGTATTGGCTGTGGCTTCACTTCACGCCTTGGTGCCATGCGCATCAGCGAAGAGATCGACGCCCTCGAGGCCATGTCGATCCGGCCCGTTCCATACCTCGTCTCGACCCGCATCGTGTCGGCGCTCATCATGGTGATCCCGCTCTTCCTGCTGGGGCTGGTCGGCACCTACATCACGACTGACCTGGTCGTCACGGTCTTCTACAACCAGTCGGCTGGCACGTACGACCACTACTTCTCGACGTTCGTGTCCCTCACTGACGTGCTGCTGGCTGCAGTCAAGGTCGTCGTGCTGACGACGATGGTGACGTTGGTGCACTGCTACTACGGCTTCTTCGCAACCGGTGGGCCTGAGGGAGTCGGCCGGGCGACCGGTCGCGCCATTCGCACCAGCATCATTGGCATCACGCTGTTGGACATCGCCCTGACACTCGCGCTGTGGGGCCCTGACCAGCAAGTGACGATTTCCGGATGAACACTGAACCCACTCGCTTGCAACGCCTGGTGATCGGCACCATCGGCCTGGTCGCGACCGTGGCCCTCGGCCTCTGGCTCACACTGTCCTACTTCGGCGTCTGGACCAGCGACACGAAGGTCTCGGTCGAAGTCGAGCGCCTCGGCGACGCCATTGGGCCCGGAGCCAAGGTCCGCTATCACGGCATCATCGTCGGGCGCGTGCTGCGACTGTCCGAGCACGGCGACGGCTATCGCCTGCAGTTGCTGGTGAATGAAGGCCATTCGGAGTCGATCCCTTCGGACGCCACGGCCCGAATCCTCCCGAGCACTGTCTTCGGATCGGAGTATGTCGAGCTGTTGGCTGATAAGGATGCGACCGGCAGCGCCCATCTCGCGTCAGGCGACGTACTCGCCGCTGACAGCACCGAAGCAACTCTGGGCCTGATGAAATCATTCGATGAAGCCGAGCGGCTGATCTCAGCCGTGGATGCCGAAGACATCAACCGCATCACCGGCAAGCTTGCGCCCGCTCTCGCCGGCAAGGGCGACGACATCAAGGACTTCCTGGAGCGCACCGACCGTGTCGTCACCGACTTCAACCGGGACCTCCCCACCACGTGGGAGACCTTGACGCTCGCCACGAAGGCGCTGGGAACGATCGCCGACATCGAGCCTGACCTCACGTCGGCAATGGACCATTCGCGTACGACCACCGACACGATCGTCGATCAGGACAAGAAGATTGGCTCGGTCATCAACGGGTCAGCGAAGGTTGTTGCCCGCGCCGACACCCTGCTCAGCGGTGTCCAGGACATCCTGCTGCCCTTCGTCCAGCGTCTCGAGCGACTGACCGACCTCGCCGCCGACAACGCACCGTCTGTCCAGCAGATTCTGGCCAATTTCGCGAAGACTGGAACGAATGGCGCTGCCGGCGTGGACGACAACGCCATCCAGATGATCGGCACGATCGGGCTCGACATTCCACATGCCTATACGGCGGACGATTGCACCCGCTACGGCCCGACCCTGATCGCAACGAACTGCGGCAATCCCGTTCCAGCTGAAGCTTCGTCTACGGCAACGACAGACAGTACGGGCATCGGCGGACTCGCAGCGAAGATCACGGACCTGCTCGAGCAGGCGGAAGCTGCGGCCAACGGTGACAAACCGGTCGGCGGCTCGGTCGCGACATTGCCCGCTACGCCGTCGGACGCCGAGGAACCTGAAGGGCTTCTCGCGTTCCTTCGCGACCTCGGGCTGCTCATGGGGAGGACCACCCCATGACCCTTCTGCGCCGATACACCTGGGAGATCGCCGGACTGGTGGCGTTCACCATCGTCGCCCTGATCATGACGATGACCGTCGCCAACACTCTTGCCCGTCGAGATCCTGGCGACACCACCCACTACTCCGCGATGTTCACCGATGCCTCGGGCATTCGTGTCGGAGATGACGTACGCATTGCAGGCGTCCGAGTCGGCCGAGTCGAGGGACGAGAGCTTGACGGCGGTCTGGCACGGATCGACTTCGTCGTGGCTTCCGATCAACCGATACGCACTGACACGGTGTCCCGCATCTCCTACCTGAACCTTCTGGGCCAGCGTTACCTGGCGCTCGAGGCCGGCTCCAAAACCGGAAAACGGCTGCCGGCGGGTTCGACGCTCGGTGTCGAGAACACCCGACCTGCGCTCGACCTGACCGAACTGTTCAACGCGTTCAAACCGATGTTTGAGGCTCTCGATCCCAAGGACGTCAACCTCATCGCAACCGAGGTCGTACAGACCTTGCAGGGTGAAGGCCCGCGACTCTCCCACTTGATGGAACAGACGTCGCAGCTCACGGCACATCTGGCCGACCGGGACGAGGTCATCTCGCGCGTCATCTCCAACGTCACGACCGTGATGCAGGCGACCTCGGAACACCGTGAAGAGCTGCGCTCGGTCATCGGCGGGCTGGACGGGTTGGTCGGCGATTTGGCTGACGATTCTGGTGACATCGATTCCGCCGTTGTGGCTCTCGACCGTATGACTGGGTCGCTCGGCGGCTTGCTCGACGAGTCGTCGGGACCGTTGAGCGCGGCACTCGCCCGGTTCGCCGAGCTGGGCAAGACGATCGTCGAGACCAACGACCTGCTCTCGACCACGCTCAAGGACACGCCGCGCCTGCTTGAGGGCTTCAACCGCGCGCTGAGCCACGGGTCATGGCTCAACACCTACGTCTGCACCCTGGACTTCGGTGCCTCATCTATCAAGACCCCTGACTTCCCCGGGCTTGGACATTCGAGGCCCTGCCGATGACTGCCACGACACGCAAGACACTCATCGTCGGGGTTGCCCTCGTGCTCCTCGTCCTGCTGGCGTGGCGCGCGCTCAAGCCAGCCGATGCCTCGTACCGGGCCGAGTTCGTCCACGCTTCCGGCATCAAGACCGGCGACGAAGTACGCGTGGCTGGCATCGAGTCCGGAAAGGTCTCGAAGATCACGCTCGATGGGGGCAAGGCCGTCATCGACTTCAAGCTCGATCGCGACGTGACGTTGCACGCGGACTCTGAGGCACGGGTCAAGCTCGCATCGATGCTTGGCACCACGTTCCTGGATGTCTCGATCGGCAAGGGCCCGAAGCTCAACCACGGGGCCACAATCACCACTGAGCACACGGCGCCCTCGTACACCGTCTCCGATGTCTTCACCGACAGCAACGACCTCTTGCACGACCTCGACCTCGACGCGATAGACAAGGCCGTCGCCACCTTGTCGACCGAGCTCGACCAGGACCCGAAACTCACCCAGCGCGCCATGGAAGACACGGCCGCATTGGCCCGCCTGATCGGTGACAAGGACAAGCAGATCGGCCGCCTGCTCACGTACACCCGCAGGGTCACCGGAGTCGTCCGCGATCAACAGGGCGAGCTCGAGCAACTTCTGGTCAACGCGGAGAAGGTCACCGGGCTGGTCCAGCGGCGCCGCGAAACGATCGAGCGACTGGTCCGCAACGGGAAGCAAGTTGTGACGACCCTCGACACCATGGCCGACGACAACGACGCGACGATGCGGACGCTGCTGAATCAGTTCGATGACACGCTTGGGGTCCTGCAGGAGCATTCCGACGAACTCGGCCA from the Aeromicrobium panaciterrae genome contains:
- the rplD gene encoding 50S ribosomal protein L4, coding for MAKTIDAQLPVDIFDVQTNIPLIHQVVVAQLAAARQGTHSTKSRGEVSGGGKKPYRQKGTGRARQGSIRAPQYNGGGIVHGPKPRDYEQRTPKKMKAAALRGALSDRARTGRLHVIDSFVEGDKPSTKSAIATLAGLTTRTRILVVVDRNDSVTELSLRNVTDTVILSFDQLNTYDVLLSDDIVFTQAAFDAFVAARSAEGAKTIALSKAATDPDTKPAAKAPAKKAPAKKAAPAKAVETEAAPAAKKAPAAKKAAAETPAKKAPAKAAAKKAAPAKAAAKKAPAAKKAPAKKAPAKKTGDDK
- the rplC gene encoding 50S ribosomal protein L3, with amino-acid sequence MSTSSTATARGLLGRKIGMTQVWDADNKIIPVTVIAADTNVVTQIRTRETDGYSAVQLGFGEIDGRKVNKPVSGHFAKAGVTPRRHIVEIRTELVADYTLGQEISPEIFAAGDIIDVTATSKGKGFAGVMKRHGFHGVGASHGAHRNHRKPGSIGACATPGRVFKGLRMAGHMGAEQVTTQNLTVHAVDVAKGVILVKGAVPGPKGALVVLRSAVKGA
- the rpsJ gene encoding 30S ribosomal protein S10, with the translated sequence MAGQKIRIRLKAYDHEVIDSSARKIVDTVTRTGAKVAGPVPLPTEKNVFCVIRSPHKYKDSREHFEMRTHKRLIDIIDPTPKTVDSLMRLDLPAGVDIEIKL
- a CDS encoding MerR family transcriptional regulator; the protein is MTALSDAIDDMKTVDELAQSAGISVRTTRYYASLGLLPPPTRRGRVAYYGAEHAARLSLIRALQAHGFTMAAIEKAMSRIPNDATVEDIAVQRAVLTSWSPSGPEVLDRQQLDGRAGRELTPDEVALLVETGVLEQIGRTYSPLPGFEMGVELLDVEIPVDGITEAGAAIDRHMRALRDDLNDILNRQVLEPYRSVPRTEEQSARLELTIQRLRALTLQAVVSGFERATNAAITRS
- a CDS encoding ABC transporter permease; this translates as MPSVESATAVRRSKRPGPLREALEMVRLGLGVARAIPASISARRFPAEETIRQTWFTITVCTLPALAVCIPFGVILALQVNVLAQEVGATGFTGAGNTLAVVRQGAPIITALMLSGVAGSAICSELGSRRIREEIDALEVMGVRVTERVVLPRVIATVIVSMLLNGVVTFFSIVTTLLVSITVQDLSAGGYLASVATLARPSDMVLSFVKAGIFGTICAVVASYKGLKVENGPSGVSDAVTSAVVTNFVLLFAANFVISQTQATLFPGGVA
- a CDS encoding ABC transporter permease; this encodes MLMKALDVTVVNPLTRLGDFLWFCLVAIIRIPLAIRHYPAQIGRHLAEVSLGGGALVVGGGAVGVVFLMSTLTGTEVGLEGHNGLDIIGLAPLVGFVSGYANTRELAPIIVALAFAARIGCGFTSRLGAMRISEEIDALEAMSIRPVPYLVSTRIVSALIMVIPLFLLGLVGTYITTDLVVTVFYNQSAGTYDHYFSTFVSLTDVLLAAVKVVVLTTMVTLVHCYYGFFATGGPEGVGRATGRAIRTSIIGITLLDIALTLALWGPDQQVTISG
- a CDS encoding MCE family protein; protein product: MNTEPTRLQRLVIGTIGLVATVALGLWLTLSYFGVWTSDTKVSVEVERLGDAIGPGAKVRYHGIIVGRVLRLSEHGDGYRLQLLVNEGHSESIPSDATARILPSTVFGSEYVELLADKDATGSAHLASGDVLAADSTEATLGLMKSFDEAERLISAVDAEDINRITGKLAPALAGKGDDIKDFLERTDRVVTDFNRDLPTTWETLTLATKALGTIADIEPDLTSAMDHSRTTTDTIVDQDKKIGSVINGSAKVVARADTLLSGVQDILLPFVQRLERLTDLAADNAPSVQQILANFAKTGTNGAAGVDDNAIQMIGTIGLDIPHAYTADDCTRYGPTLIATNCGNPVPAEASSTATTDSTGIGGLAAKITDLLEQAEAAANGDKPVGGSVATLPATPSDAEEPEGLLAFLRDLGLLMGRTTP
- a CDS encoding MlaD family protein gives rise to the protein MTLLRRYTWEIAGLVAFTIVALIMTMTVANTLARRDPGDTTHYSAMFTDASGIRVGDDVRIAGVRVGRVEGRELDGGLARIDFVVASDQPIRTDTVSRISYLNLLGQRYLALEAGSKTGKRLPAGSTLGVENTRPALDLTELFNAFKPMFEALDPKDVNLIATEVVQTLQGEGPRLSHLMEQTSQLTAHLADRDEVISRVISNVTTVMQATSEHREELRSVIGGLDGLVGDLADDSGDIDSAVVALDRMTGSLGGLLDESSGPLSAALARFAELGKTIVETNDLLSTTLKDTPRLLEGFNRALSHGSWLNTYVCTLDFGASSIKTPDFPGLGHSRPCR